One Candidatus Sulfurimonas baltica DNA segment encodes these proteins:
- the hemL gene encoding glutamate-1-semialdehyde 2,1-aminomutase, which produces MGTEASLKAFNQAKELIPGGVNSPVRAFRSVGGSPIFITEGSGAYLTDVDGNKYVDFVQSWGPLIFGHRDEAIESAVIEAVKHGLSFGAPTQAETDLAQLVISMFDSIDKIRFVSSGTEAVMSAIRLARGFTGRDDIVKFTGCYHGHSDSLLVEAGSGAVTFGNPSSPGVPADFTKHTLLATYNDIESVKKCFADSKDIACVIIEPIAGNMGLVPADKEFLHELRKLCDENATLLIFDEVMSGFRASINGAESITGVKPDMLTLGKVIGGGMPVGAFGARAEIMAKLSPEGPVYQAGTLSGNPVAMAAGLAAISKLKKNAQVMSVLNARATRLVEGMQKEAEACKITMQIDTRGSMFGFFFNEKPVKNFADACNSNAELFAKFHSGMLKEGFYFACSLYETGFISTAITDEMIENTIAASARVFKAITNG; this is translated from the coding sequence ATGGGTACAGAAGCATCACTTAAAGCGTTCAATCAAGCAAAAGAATTAATCCCAGGCGGAGTTAACTCTCCAGTAAGAGCATTTAGAAGCGTTGGAGGTTCTCCTATATTTATTACAGAAGGCAGCGGAGCGTATTTAACTGATGTTGATGGAAACAAGTATGTCGACTTTGTACAAAGTTGGGGACCGCTTATTTTTGGTCACAGAGATGAGGCAATTGAGAGTGCTGTTATAGAAGCTGTAAAACATGGTCTTAGCTTTGGAGCACCAACGCAGGCTGAGACAGACTTAGCACAGCTTGTTATATCTATGTTTGACTCAATTGATAAGATAAGATTTGTAAGCAGCGGAACAGAGGCAGTTATGAGTGCTATCCGTTTGGCTCGTGGATTTACAGGTCGTGATGATATTGTAAAGTTTACAGGTTGTTACCACGGGCACAGTGACTCACTACTTGTTGAAGCTGGAAGCGGTGCTGTTACTTTTGGAAATCCTAGTTCACCAGGTGTTCCTGCTGATTTTACTAAACATACTTTACTTGCAACTTATAATGATATAGAGAGTGTAAAAAAATGTTTTGCAGACAGCAAAGATATAGCATGTGTGATTATTGAGCCAATAGCAGGGAATATGGGATTGGTTCCGGCAGATAAAGAGTTCTTACATGAGTTAAGAAAGCTTTGCGATGAAAATGCAACTCTGCTTATTTTCGATGAAGTTATGAGTGGTTTTAGAGCTTCTATTAATGGTGCAGAGTCTATAACTGGTGTTAAGCCGGATATGCTTACTCTCGGTAAAGTTATAGGTGGCGGTATGCCGGTTGGTGCATTTGGCGCAAGAGCAGAGATTATGGCAAAACTCTCCCCTGAAGGTCCTGTATATCAGGCTGGAACACTTAGTGGAAACCCGGTTGCAATGGCAGCTGGACTGGCTGCTATTAGTAAACTAAAGAAAAATGCTCAAGTGATGTCCGTATTAAACGCAAGAGCAACTAGATTGGTTGAGGGGATGCAAAAGGAAGCAGAGGCTTGCAAAATTACAATGCAGATAGATACACGCGGAAGTATGTTTGGATTTTTCTTTAATGAAAAACCGGTGAAAAACTTCGCTGATGCATGTAACTCAAATGCGGAACTTTTTGCCAAGTTTCACTCAGGTATGCTTAAAGAAGGTTTTTACTTTGCATGTTCACTTTATGAAACAGGTTTTATATCTACAGCAATTACAGATGAGATGATTGAAAATACAATTGCTGCAAGTGCAAGAGTATTTAAGGCAATTACAAATGGGTGA
- the recO gene encoding recombination protein RecO, protein MQGFILNLNKVKDEDLIVTILSRDSLDTLYRFYGARHGVINLGFKIDYEKDNSTKSTISRLKDVIHIGFRWMNDYKLLKVWQDFLALFYKHLKDAEEIDEFYFDLIENASQNWNKQNPKRVAIESYIKMLEHEGRLHVDLVCFLCSLPIKNDVSLIRAYLPTHKECSHTFSIKEKEFNELFQNKSTLFLSDEEINRLWYVLLEGL, encoded by the coding sequence ATGCAAGGTTTTATTCTAAATCTTAATAAAGTTAAAGATGAAGACTTGATAGTTACAATATTATCAAGAGATAGCTTAGATACTCTTTATAGATTCTATGGAGCAAGACATGGAGTGATAAATCTTGGCTTTAAAATTGATTATGAAAAAGACAATTCTACAAAATCAACTATTTCAAGATTAAAAGATGTAATCCATATTGGTTTTAGGTGGATGAATGATTATAAGTTATTGAAAGTTTGGCAAGACTTTTTAGCACTTTTTTACAAACACCTAAAAGATGCAGAGGAGATAGATGAGTTTTACTTTGACTTAATAGAGAACGCATCACAAAATTGGAATAAACAAAACCCAAAAAGAGTAGCTATAGAATCTTATATAAAAATGTTGGAGCACGAGGGAAGACTACATGTAGATCTTGTTTGCTTTTTATGTTCGCTTCCTATAAAAAATGATGTTTCACTTATACGTGCATATCTCCCAACTCATAAAGAGTGTTCTCACACCTTCAGTATAAAAGAAAAAGAATTTAATGAGTTATTTCAAAACAAGTCCACCCTATTTCTAAGTGACGAAGAAATAAACAGACTTTGGTATGTATTGCTTGAAGGGCTTTAA
- the flgG gene encoding flagellar basal-body rod protein FlgG, protein MMQSLYTASTGMLGMQTQIDTTANNIANVNTIGFKKSRAEFADLMYKVMEYAGTSTSDVTKSPTGIEVGLGSRPTAINKIFSEGSLKQTDNQLDLAITGRGFFKLELPDGTEVYSRNGAFKIDENGTMVNSDGYKLVPEVVIPPDATNISIGTDGTMTVVQPGQTQATQIGQVTLTNFINPAGLHSMGDNLYIETDSSGQPVEGTPGLDGLGVLRQGFVELSNVELVVELTDLITGQRAYDSNSKVITTSDEMLQTVNNLKR, encoded by the coding sequence ATGATGCAATCACTTTATACTGCCTCTACCGGAATGCTGGGGATGCAGACACAAATAGATACCACAGCAAATAATATTGCCAATGTTAATACAATTGGATTTAAAAAATCTCGTGCAGAGTTTGCAGACTTGATGTACAAGGTTATGGAATATGCTGGAACTTCTACTAGTGATGTAACAAAGAGTCCTACAGGTATAGAAGTTGGTCTTGGTTCTCGTCCTACCGCTATAAATAAGATTTTTTCAGAGGGAAGTCTCAAGCAGACTGACAATCAACTGGACTTAGCTATAACTGGTAGAGGATTTTTTAAACTTGAGCTTCCAGATGGAACTGAGGTCTACTCAAGAAATGGTGCATTTAAAATTGATGAAAATGGCACGATGGTTAATAGTGATGGATACAAACTAGTTCCTGAAGTTGTTATTCCACCTGATGCAACAAACATCAGTATAGGTACAGATGGAACAATGACTGTTGTTCAGCCTGGACAGACTCAGGCTACACAAATCGGACAAGTTACACTAACAAACTTTATAAATCCAGCCGGTCTGCACTCTATGGGAGATAACCTTTATATTGAAACAGACAGCTCTGGTCAACCAGTTGAGGGTACTCCTGGTCTTGACGGTCTTGGAGTATTGAGACAAGGTTTTGTTGAGTTAAGTAATGTTGAACTTGTTGTTGAACTAACTGACCTTATTACGGGTCAAAGAGCTTATGATTCAAACTCAAAAGTAATCACTACAAGTGATGAAATGCTACAAACTGTAAATAATCTAAAAAGATAG
- the gltB gene encoding glutamate synthase large subunit — protein sequence MVEYRDLLRSFKDNCGFGLVANIKNKASHKVLNDAVTALERMMHRGAVAADGKTGDGSGLLLSLPEDFLRNEASINGIELPKQFAIASVFTKDLAHLDIIESICINNDLKVVFRREVPVDVRALGAQALASLPNIVQLFIIPNSIMATNRFDALLYLSRKESEHKLVDDRNFYIASMSSTVLSYKGLVMPTHIKEFYKDLQDENFKISFSLFHQRFSTNTLPEWRLAQPFRAVAHNGEINSVEGNRFNVEIKSESIKSDVFTDEEMQRILPILQLNSSDSASADNFFEFLLVNGMDFFKAVRAVIPGAWQNAPHMDPELRAFYEYHSTVFEAWDGPAAFSVTDGRYIGCVLDRNGLRPSKYIVTKDDNLLIASEYGVVDIAEEDIKERGRLQSGEMLGLDLKFGKLLKNDQINDYLKSSNPYMKWLNEHMIYLQEHVEDQYMTNCDYEGQDLINRQRYFNITHEVIEQVIEPMIIEGKEAVGSMGDDTPLAAFSNKQRAFTDFFKQKFAQVTNPPIDPIREKVVMSLNTGFGEIHNILDEIPTHAHRLKAISPIITREKLEVLKSFGDKKSPSYQAFYCNKTFSTAFSGGLKDALETLVENVISSVKNDGTRIVILDDYEFSKDNKIMPMAMVIGRLNIALLKSKIRHLVSMIAVTGEVTDSHGAAVLIGYGASAVYPNLLFATTAEHTDRSKAINVNCHEALKLVHGSLNAGLLKIMSKMGIATIASYRNSGLFDVMGLSREIVKDCFSSSHSALNGLNYDDIDERLTKYHKDAFEESGFNKIFPLNIGGYYKFYNGQEHHDFGPSVIHAIHAVAESGKKQDYDKLRDLVNKRGLKFIRDFFELKSDRKAIDISEVEPKEEIFKRFASAAMSLGSISPEAHETIAMAMNKIGAQSNSGEGGEDSERFGTDRNSKIKQVASGRFGVTPAYLRSAEEIQIKVAQGAKPGEGGQLPGHKVSPLIGKLRHTVPGVTLISPPPHHDIYSIEDLAQLIFDVKQVNPKARVAVKLVSTIGVGTIAAGVAKAYADKIIISGGDGGTGAAPLTSIKFAGNPWELGLSEAHNALKANNLRELVEVQADGGLKTGLDVIKATLLGAESYAFGTGILTIVGCKMLRICHVNKCSVGIATQNEKLRQEFFKGHVDQIVNYFTLMAEDIRSIMATLGFSTIEEMVGRVDLLKVVEDPFAKKFDFSSVLHQEDGVNTHQQKSNPPFDDNAFEKDVLKEAMSAIKHPEHPIRINRDITNEHRSFGALISGEIAQYYGDTGLKADTIEINLNGIAGQALGAFLIPGVSIYLSGVANDYIGKGMHGGKIIITSKNEGEHFSAGGNTCLYGATGGKLYISGCVGERFAVRNSGAISIVEGTGDNACEYMTGGIVVILGRTGINFGAGMTGGIGFVYDEDHSFVENVNRELVESIRIDTDDGDEARHYLKKLLKDYVVETSSKKAKDLLDNFRVEVRNFWLVKPKNLTKLPMNLEIGD from the coding sequence ATGGTTGAATATCGTGATTTGTTAAGATCATTCAAAGATAATTGTGGATTTGGTTTAGTTGCCAACATTAAAAATAAAGCTTCTCATAAAGTTTTAAACGATGCTGTTACAGCATTGGAGAGAATGATGCATCGTGGTGCAGTAGCGGCTGATGGTAAAACAGGTGATGGTAGTGGACTACTTCTCTCTTTGCCGGAGGACTTTCTTCGTAACGAGGCATCCATAAATGGCATCGAACTACCAAAGCAATTTGCAATAGCATCTGTTTTTACAAAAGATTTAGCTCATCTTGACATAATCGAATCAATCTGTATTAATAATGATCTAAAAGTTGTATTTAGACGTGAGGTACCAGTTGATGTAAGAGCGCTAGGTGCACAGGCATTAGCATCACTTCCAAATATTGTTCAACTTTTTATAATCCCAAACTCAATTATGGCTACAAACAGATTTGATGCTCTTTTATATCTTTCTCGCAAAGAGAGCGAACATAAACTAGTAGATGATAGAAACTTTTACATAGCATCAATGAGTTCAACAGTTCTTTCATATAAAGGGCTTGTTATGCCTACTCATATTAAAGAGTTTTATAAAGATTTACAAGATGAGAACTTTAAAATCTCTTTTTCACTTTTTCACCAAAGATTTTCAACTAATACTCTTCCTGAATGGAGACTTGCACAGCCATTTCGTGCAGTTGCTCATAATGGTGAGATTAACTCTGTTGAAGGTAACCGTTTTAATGTTGAGATAAAATCTGAGTCTATAAAAAGTGATGTTTTTACAGATGAAGAGATGCAAAGAATATTGCCAATTTTACAATTGAACTCATCTGACAGCGCAAGTGCTGATAACTTTTTTGAATTTCTTCTAGTTAATGGTATGGATTTCTTTAAAGCAGTTCGTGCAGTAATCCCAGGTGCATGGCAAAATGCTCCACATATGGATCCTGAACTTCGTGCATTTTATGAGTATCATTCAACAGTATTTGAAGCTTGGGATGGACCGGCTGCATTTTCTGTAACTGATGGACGTTATATTGGTTGTGTATTAGATAGAAACGGTCTTCGTCCGTCGAAATATATAGTAACTAAAGATGATAATCTTCTTATAGCAAGTGAGTATGGTGTTGTAGATATTGCAGAAGAGGATATAAAAGAGAGAGGTCGACTACAGTCTGGTGAGATGTTGGGGCTAGATCTAAAATTTGGAAAACTACTTAAAAATGATCAGATAAATGATTACCTGAAAAGCTCAAACCCATATATGAAATGGTTAAATGAGCATATGATATATCTGCAAGAACATGTAGAAGATCAATATATGACTAATTGTGACTATGAGGGACAAGATCTAATCAACAGACAAAGATATTTCAATATTACTCATGAAGTTATTGAACAAGTTATTGAACCTATGATTATTGAAGGAAAAGAAGCTGTTGGTTCGATGGGTGATGATACACCGCTTGCTGCATTTTCAAATAAGCAAAGAGCATTTACTGACTTTTTTAAACAGAAATTTGCGCAGGTTACAAACCCTCCAATTGATCCTATCAGAGAAAAAGTCGTAATGAGTCTCAATACAGGGTTTGGTGAAATTCATAATATTTTAGATGAAATTCCAACTCACGCTCATCGTTTAAAGGCTATATCACCAATTATAACTAGAGAAAAATTAGAAGTATTAAAATCATTCGGAGATAAAAAATCACCTAGCTATCAGGCTTTTTATTGCAATAAAACATTTTCAACTGCTTTTAGTGGTGGGCTTAAAGATGCATTAGAAACCTTGGTAGAAAATGTAATAAGCTCTGTTAAAAATGATGGAACTAGAATAGTGATATTGGATGATTATGAGTTTAGTAAAGATAATAAGATTATGCCTATGGCAATGGTTATTGGTCGTCTAAATATTGCTCTTCTTAAATCTAAGATTCGTCATCTCGTTTCTATGATTGCAGTTACTGGAGAAGTTACAGATTCTCATGGTGCAGCTGTCTTGATCGGGTATGGTGCTTCTGCTGTATACCCAAATCTTCTTTTTGCTACCACTGCTGAACACACTGACAGATCTAAAGCTATTAATGTGAATTGTCATGAAGCTTTAAAATTAGTTCATGGTTCATTAAATGCAGGACTTCTTAAAATAATGTCTAAAATGGGTATTGCAACAATAGCTTCTTATCGTAATTCTGGATTATTTGATGTTATGGGTCTTAGTCGTGAAATAGTTAAAGATTGTTTTAGCAGTTCTCACTCTGCTTTAAACGGATTAAACTACGATGACATAGATGAAAGACTTACAAAATATCATAAAGATGCTTTTGAAGAGAGTGGTTTTAATAAAATTTTCCCACTTAATATTGGTGGATATTATAAGTTTTATAACGGACAAGAACACCACGATTTCGGTCCTTCTGTAATTCATGCAATACATGCAGTTGCAGAGAGTGGCAAAAAACAAGATTATGATAAATTAAGAGATTTAGTAAATAAACGTGGACTAAAGTTTATACGTGACTTTTTTGAACTAAAATCTGATAGAAAAGCTATTGATATCTCAGAGGTTGAACCTAAAGAGGAAATATTTAAAAGATTTGCATCAGCTGCAATGAGTCTTGGTTCAATCTCTCCTGAAGCACATGAAACGATAGCTATGGCAATGAATAAGATTGGTGCTCAGTCAAACTCTGGAGAGGGTGGTGAGGATTCCGAGCGTTTTGGTACTGATCGTAATTCAAAAATAAAGCAAGTTGCATCTGGTAGATTTGGTGTAACACCGGCTTATTTAAGAAGTGCAGAAGAGATTCAGATTAAAGTAGCTCAAGGTGCTAAACCTGGTGAAGGTGGTCAACTTCCGGGTCATAAAGTATCTCCACTTATTGGTAAACTTCGTCATACGGTCCCTGGTGTTACTCTTATTTCACCACCTCCTCACCACGATATTTACTCTATTGAGGATTTGGCACAACTTATCTTTGATGTTAAACAGGTTAATCCAAAAGCTAGAGTAGCGGTTAAATTGGTTTCTACTATTGGTGTTGGTACTATTGCAGCCGGTGTTGCTAAAGCATATGCCGATAAAATTATTATATCTGGTGGTGATGGCGGTACAGGTGCTGCTCCATTAACATCTATAAAATTTGCAGGTAACCCATGGGAACTTGGACTTAGTGAAGCACATAATGCACTAAAAGCTAATAACCTTAGAGAGCTAGTTGAAGTTCAAGCAGATGGTGGTTTAAAAACAGGATTGGATGTTATAAAAGCTACCCTTTTAGGTGCTGAGTCTTACGCATTTGGTACAGGAATATTAACAATCGTTGGTTGTAAGATGTTGAGAATTTGTCATGTAAATAAATGTTCTGTTGGTATAGCAACACAAAATGAAAAACTTCGCCAAGAGTTCTTTAAGGGACATGTTGATCAAATTGTAAACTATTTTACGCTAATGGCTGAAGATATTAGATCTATTATGGCTACTTTAGGTTTTAGCACTATAGAAGAGATGGTTGGTCGTGTTGATCTGTTAAAAGTTGTAGAAGATCCTTTTGCTAAAAAGTTTGATTTTAGTTCAGTTCTTCACCAAGAAGATGGTGTTAATACTCATCAGCAAAAATCTAATCCTCCATTTGATGATAATGCTTTTGAAAAAGATGTTTTAAAAGAAGCAATGAGTGCTATTAAACATCCGGAACATCCTATTAGAATAAATAGAGATATTACTAATGAGCATAGAAGTTTTGGTGCACTTATTAGTGGTGAAATAGCTCAATATTATGGTGATACTGGACTTAAAGCTGATACTATCGAAATTAATTTAAACGGAATAGCTGGACAAGCTTTAGGCGCATTTTTAATTCCAGGCGTATCAATTTACTTGAGTGGTGTAGCAAATGATTATATTGGTAAAGGTATGCATGGCGGTAAAATCATTATTACTTCCAAAAATGAGGGTGAACATTTTAGTGCCGGAGGTAATACGTGTCTGTATGGAGCTACTGGTGGTAAACTTTATATATCAGGTTGCGTAGGTGAAAGATTTGCTGTACGTAACTCAGGTGCAATCTCTATAGTTGAGGGTACCGGAGATAATGCTTGTGAATATATGACAGGTGGTATAGTCGTAATTCTTGGGCGCACAGGTATAAACTTTGGTGCTGGTATGACAGGCGGTATTGGGTTTGTTTACGATGAAGATCACAGCTTTGTTGAAAATGTTAACCGTGAGCTTGTAGAGTCTATTCGTATTGACACAGATGATGGCGATGAGGCAAGACACTATTTGAAAAAATTATTAAAAGACTATGTAGTAGAAACAAGTAGTAAAAAAGCAAAAGATTTGCTTGATAACTTTAGAGTAGAAGTACGTAATTTCTGGTTGGTAAAACCTAAAAATTTAACTAAATTACCTATGAACTTAGAGATCGGAGATTAA
- the rpoD gene encoding RNA polymerase sigma factor RpoD has product MTAKELNKAIETFFTNQKSKECSTYESLIELFDKQPTAAQAKNIFKLITKNKACIYTASEHAKLLNDKEAEARRSVQRKMLENNETDKFDILKEHELLEWSRSDSPVRMYLREMGQIPLLTKEEEIEISKKIENGESIIIDAICSVPYLIDFILDYREPLINRERRVKELFRSFEDEKEETDTNDDTDSNDDSSDEVEEVVLTAKDKTRVEKVTVSFKALEKAKKEWIKLADQSKENLDGEITEEIVMYFLGVTFKKGALREKLLELGPTSKLINELVKAMETALKSDDGYDKELKRLEYKLPLFNKTLKANHRILVDKICDLNKEDIANMVPEATMVSTYMEIKKLAQTKEASKNSFDMEPEKLADILEQIKRGKNISEISKTKMAKSNLRLVVSIAKRYTNRGLPFLDLIQEGNIGLMKAVDKFEYQKGYKFSTYATWWIRQAISRAIADQARTIRIPIHMIETINRINKIMRKHLQEHGKEPDVETIAEEVGLSVEKVKNVIKITKEPISLEAPIGSEDDGRFGDFIEDKTSLSPSDAILKDDLRVQIESVLEQLNEREKAVIKLRFGIMDDESDRTLEEIGKELSVTRERVRQIESSAIKKLKHPKVGRKLKNYIEE; this is encoded by the coding sequence ATGACAGCTAAAGAACTCAACAAAGCAATTGAAACTTTCTTTACCAATCAAAAATCAAAAGAGTGCTCAACATATGAATCACTGATTGAACTTTTTGACAAGCAACCAACGGCAGCACAAGCAAAAAATATATTTAAGCTTATTACAAAAAATAAAGCTTGTATATATACAGCATCAGAACATGCAAAACTTCTCAATGACAAAGAAGCTGAGGCAAGAAGATCTGTACAAAGAAAAATGCTTGAAAACAATGAAACTGATAAATTTGACATATTAAAAGAGCATGAACTTCTTGAGTGGTCTCGTTCAGACTCTCCTGTACGTATGTACTTACGTGAAATGGGTCAGATTCCTCTTCTTACGAAAGAAGAAGAGATTGAGATATCTAAAAAAATAGAAAATGGTGAGAGCATTATAATTGATGCAATCTGTTCTGTTCCATATTTAATAGATTTTATTTTAGACTATAGAGAACCTTTAATAAACCGTGAAAGAAGAGTTAAAGAGCTATTTAGAAGTTTTGAAGATGAAAAAGAAGAAACAGATACTAATGATGACACAGATTCTAATGATGACTCATCTGACGAAGTTGAAGAAGTAGTCTTAACAGCTAAAGATAAAACAAGAGTTGAAAAAGTTACTGTAAGTTTTAAAGCATTAGAAAAAGCAAAAAAAGAGTGGATTAAACTTGCTGATCAATCAAAAGAAAATTTAGATGGTGAAATAACAGAAGAGATAGTTATGTATTTCTTGGGAGTTACATTTAAAAAAGGTGCACTTAGAGAAAAATTATTAGAGTTGGGGCCAACCTCAAAACTAATAAATGAACTTGTTAAAGCTATGGAAACTGCACTTAAAAGTGATGATGGTTACGATAAAGAATTAAAAAGACTAGAATACAAACTTCCATTATTTAACAAAACTTTAAAAGCAAATCACAGAATTTTAGTTGATAAAATTTGTGACTTAAACAAAGAAGACATTGCCAATATGGTTCCAGAAGCTACTATGGTTAGTACATATATGGAAATTAAAAAGCTTGCACAAACAAAAGAGGCTTCAAAAAACAGCTTTGATATGGAACCTGAAAAACTAGCTGATATTTTAGAACAGATTAAACGTGGTAAAAATATTTCTGAAATCTCAAAAACTAAGATGGCTAAATCAAATCTAAGACTTGTTGTATCTATCGCTAAAAGATATACTAATCGCGGACTCCCTTTTCTTGATCTTATACAAGAGGGAAATATTGGTCTTATGAAAGCTGTTGATAAGTTTGAATACCAAAAAGGGTATAAATTTTCGACATATGCAACTTGGTGGATTCGACAGGCTATTAGCCGTGCAATAGCGGATCAGGCAAGAACTATCCGTATTCCAATTCATATGATTGAAACAATCAACCGTATTAATAAAATAATGCGTAAACACCTTCAAGAGCACGGCAAAGAGCCGGATGTTGAAACAATTGCTGAAGAGGTTGGATTGTCAGTTGAAAAAGTAAAAAATGTAATTAAAATTACAAAAGAGCCTATCAGTCTTGAGGCTCCTATAGGGAGTGAAGATGATGGTCGTTTTGGAGATTTTATAGAAGATAAAACATCACTGTCTCCATCTGATGCTATATTAAAAGATGATTTAAGAGTTCAGATTGAGAGTGTGTTAGAACAATTAAACGAGAGAGAAAAAGCTGTTATAAAACTTCGTTTTGGGATAATGGACGATGAAAGCGATAGAACATTAGAGGAGATTGGAAAAGAGCTAAGTGTTACTCGTGAACGTGTTCGTCAAATAGAGTCAAGTGCGATCAAGAAATTAAAACATCCTAAAGTTGGAAGAAAACTTAAGAATTACATAGAAGAGTAG
- the tpx gene encoding thiol peroxidase: MKKIAVVLLILSTTFLIASSIVVKSEGKVLMVKGNYPNVGEDAPIVRVVKTDLSIKTIGGKSGRVQVIATVPSIDTPVCSLESKRFDDEIKNYPNVDMTVVSMDLPFADDRFCEGRGIKNIDVSSDFAHREVGEKYGVVITDGELKGLLIRSIFVIGKDGKIMYKEIVPDLGMHPDYNKVMNAVELAELL; encoded by the coding sequence ATGAAAAAAATCGCAGTAGTATTACTTATTCTATCAACAACATTCTTAATTGCTTCTAGCATAGTTGTTAAAAGTGAAGGCAAGGTATTGATGGTTAAAGGAAATTATCCAAATGTTGGTGAAGATGCACCAATAGTACGTGTTGTAAAGACGGACTTGTCTATTAAAACAATAGGCGGTAAAAGTGGCAGAGTGCAAGTGATTGCAACAGTTCCATCTATTGATACACCTGTATGTTCTCTGGAGTCAAAGAGGTTTGATGATGAGATTAAAAACTATCCGAATGTTGATATGACTGTTGTCTCAATGGACCTTCCTTTTGCTGATGATCGTTTTTGTGAAGGACGTGGTATAAAGAACATTGATGTTTCTTCAGATTTTGCACATAGGGAAGTTGGTGAAAAATATGGCGTTGTGATTACCGATGGTGAACTTAAAGGGTTGCTGATTCGTTCAATTTTTGTTATTGGCAAAGATGGGAAAATAATGTACAAAGAGATTGTCCCAGACCTTGGAATGCATCCAGATTACAATAAAGTGATGAACGCTGTTGAGCTTGCTGAGTTGTTGTAA
- a CDS encoding flagellar hook-basal body protein, producing MQSGYYSSTAGMVTQFNRLDTIANNLANVNTIGFKEDNLVVGDFMRLYKEARDEVPNENNTKEAAQFLNRAMNKAPQIVDSFTNHSLGTLQKSDNPLDFALSKEGMFFMVKTPEGVRLTRDGSFTADDEGKLVTKQGYEVLPNDYFASKSPIVINREDSIIEVDKNGNMYTNVPNGVKLVAGSKLFVAQPDNMNLLKKEGDNLYKYPGIDELKSLDESGAVRQGFVEKSNVNAVKMMTNMIETNRLVGMYQKAMDTQMNDMNRDAIEKIARKS from the coding sequence ATGCAAAGTGGATATTATAGCTCAACAGCAGGTATGGTGACTCAATTTAATCGTTTAGATACTATTGCAAATAATCTTGCCAATGTAAATACAATTGGATTTAAGGAAGATAATCTTGTTGTTGGCGATTTTATGCGTCTTTATAAAGAGGCAAGAGATGAAGTTCCAAACGAAAATAATACCAAAGAAGCGGCTCAGTTTCTAAACAGAGCCATGAATAAAGCTCCACAAATTGTAGACTCATTTACTAATCATTCGCTAGGAACATTGCAAAAAAGCGATAATCCGCTAGATTTTGCTCTTTCGAAAGAGGGCATGTTCTTTATGGTTAAAACACCAGAGGGAGTAAGACTTACAAGAGATGGCTCATTTACTGCCGATGATGAAGGTAAGCTTGTGACTAAACAAGGTTATGAAGTTTTGCCAAATGATTATTTTGCATCAAAAAGCCCAATAGTTATCAACAGAGAAGACAGCATAATAGAAGTCGATAAAAATGGAAACATGTACACTAATGTACCAAACGGTGTAAAGCTAGTCGCTGGTTCTAAACTTTTTGTTGCACAGCCAGATAATATGAATCTTCTAAAAAAAGAGGGTGATAATCTTTATAAATATCCTGGAATTGATGAACTTAAAAGTTTAGATGAGAGTGGAGCTGTACGACAAGGTTTTGTAGAAAAAAGCAATGTTAATGCCGTTAAAATGATGACAAATATGATAGAGACAAATCGTCTCGTAGGAATGTATCAAAAAGCCATGGATACACAGATGAATGATATGAACCGCGATGCAATTGAAAAAATTGCTAGAAAATCTTAG
- a CDS encoding AtpZ/AtpI family protein has translation MGENKEESKEEHKPRIKPIIEAADSLSLGISMVVAVVMGVGIGYLLKSMTGYAWTFWIGVAVGIAAAVLNVYKAYSKQYKEYEELAKEPRYAIKKKLEDDEDDDSFWEDDYGEKSH, from the coding sequence ATGGGTGAAAATAAAGAAGAATCAAAAGAGGAACACAAGCCTAGAATTAAACCCATAATTGAGGCGGCTGATAGCCTCTCTTTGGGTATTTCAATGGTTGTAGCAGTTGTTATGGGTGTTGGAATAGGGTATTTACTAAAAAGCATGACAGGGTATGCCTGGACTTTTTGGATTGGAGTTGCTGTAGGTATAGCAGCTGCTGTCTTGAACGTGTACAAAGCTTATTCAAAACAGTATAAAGAGTATGAAGAGTTAGCCAAAGAGCCTCGTTACGCGATTAAAAAGAAACTAGAGGATGATGAAGACGATGATAGTTTTTGGGAAGATGACTATGGCGAAAAAAGCCATTAA